In a single window of the Dinghuibacter silviterrae genome:
- a CDS encoding DUF5677 domain-containing protein encodes MEKGIEYTYDREGNVARTVKMDSETREAALGAIGSYQEIFDREAVDDDPLFLEMTLYSEEEIMEKSEEALKYAYGVPDEDLYAFRKLGFIVKKGNRKNVPDKDLLAWDEARKEYFDLFSGKIREEVDLYTEFQNHLENWVIKLIHLYALILYKSEAEFKSTHFYEELNMKSYTLFCLTKHLKTMKATRPLTSHYFNEDTFSLIRTMYENYLQISTIVHYPVQMQKELDAKVGLYLGTHKQEYDCIIDVSSGSKTKIISNKQRAMLDKDFRHENTHLYFTLYGYLSNFIHPDIRVVGHFFKDGYLSHNANKDQITVFYYINLVNVMLLFDLLKSSIFDGQNQKDIKNFTIKVTELLLTVSRMSNDGGDSIIQDRLQKMLSSSLLQ; translated from the coding sequence TTGGAAAAAGGTATCGAGTATACCTATGATAGGGAGGGTAACGTCGCGAGAACGGTTAAAATGGATTCTGAAACGAGGGAAGCAGCATTAGGCGCAATTGGTTCATATCAGGAGATTTTTGACAGGGAAGCCGTTGATGATGACCCGCTTTTTTTGGAGATGACTCTATACTCTGAAGAGGAGATAATGGAAAAGTCTGAGGAGGCTTTAAAGTATGCCTATGGCGTTCCAGACGAAGATCTCTATGCATTTCGAAAGTTAGGATTTATAGTAAAAAAAGGAAATAGAAAAAATGTACCTGACAAAGACCTACTAGCGTGGGACGAGGCAAGGAAAGAATATTTCGATCTTTTCTCAGGAAAGATACGGGAGGAGGTGGATTTATATACTGAGTTTCAGAACCATCTTGAGAATTGGGTTATTAAGTTGATTCATTTATATGCATTAATCTTGTACAAATCCGAAGCTGAGTTTAAGTCTACCCATTTCTATGAGGAACTAAACATGAAGAGTTATACTCTTTTTTGTCTTACAAAGCACTTAAAGACAATGAAAGCGACTAGACCTCTCACTAGTCATTATTTTAACGAAGACACTTTTAGCTTAATCAGAACCATGTATGAGAATTATCTACAGATATCCACGATCGTTCACTATCCAGTGCAGATGCAAAAGGAGCTCGATGCGAAAGTTGGTCTTTATTTAGGTACGCATAAACAGGAATATGACTGTATAATTGATGTTTCGAGTGGGAGCAAAACGAAAATTATATCTAACAAACAGCGAGCTATGCTAGATAAAGATTTTCGGCACGAAAACACGCATTTATACTTTACTTTATATGGATATTTATCAAATTTTATTCACCCGGATATAAGAGTGGTTGGACATTTCTTTAAAGATGGATATTTATCTCACAATGCAAATAAAGATCAAATAACTGTATTTTATTATATCAACTTGGTTAATGTCATGCTCCTTTTTGACTTGTTGAAATCGTCAATATTTGATGGTCAGAATCAAAAGGATATTAAAAATTTTACCATAAAAGTCACCGAACTTCTTTTAACGGTCTCCAGGATGTCCAATGATGGTGGTGACAGCATCATTCAGGATAGGCTTCAAAAAATGCTTAGTTCAAGTTTGCTGCAGTAA
- a CDS encoding CDP-alcohol phosphatidyltransferase family protein, protein MTRLPFALVLLRLLLAPVMLCWAYQTHRTGWFLVACLWAGLVSDIFDGIIARRLGVATDALRKWDAWVDLVFWLAAGVCIWMLNGRLLQTHVAWIVLLFVLEPVSDLINFIKFRKSGCAHNWLSKLWGILLLITFTILLAGGAPVLLFRICLGLGVASMLDRILISSLLPKPECDIPSFYQAYLRRKGKTFKRYKMFN, encoded by the coding sequence TTGACACGACTCCCTTTTGCCCTGGTCCTCCTCCGCCTCCTCCTGGCGCCCGTCATGCTGTGTTGGGCCTACCAAACCCACCGGACGGGTTGGTTCCTAGTCGCCTGTCTGTGGGCCGGCCTGGTGTCCGACATCTTCGACGGCATCATCGCCCGGCGCCTCGGCGTGGCAACGGACGCGCTGCGGAAATGGGACGCCTGGGTGGACCTGGTGTTTTGGCTGGCGGCGGGGGTTTGTATATGGATGTTGAATGGAAGACTTTTACAGACGCACGTGGCCTGGATTGTCCTGTTGTTCGTTTTGGAGCCTGTGTCGGACCTGATCAACTTTATAAAGTTCCGGAAAAGCGGTTGCGCACACAACTGGCTCTCCAAATTGTGGGGGATCCTGCTGCTGATCACCTTTACCATTCTTTTGGCCGGTGGAGCGCCTGTCCTGTTGTTCCGTATATGTCTGGGACTGGGCGTGGCGTCGATGCTGGACAGGATCCTGATCTCTTCCCTGTTGCCCAAACCCGAGTGCGATATTCCGTCTTTTTACCAGGCGTATTTAAGACGCAAGGGCAAAACGTTCAAACGATACAAGATGTTCAACTAA
- a CDS encoding transcriptional regulator: protein MFLIIGIGWGRPVKAQNKIIDSLRQVLAGGRLSVDGRIRTLGQLGKALSASNPQEGLALEQEALDLARDTGDPARMALVYSYFSQLYIAVDSLVPASRAIDSALFFAGRTEDKTVKGMVWYRKGLVEDYLDKVEESMRSFITALGFLEGQKEYATEAGIYYIMAGTYGSEGDLAGQARYARFCAQTALASGLPDNLCNGYQALASSFEFRYRKDTSDATLRDSCMYYNRVACILGVQNKDRLLAPSILAVITLNMSNLYAEFYPARYKDSAMHYLSLALDLGQETKQKSVVASCFGRLSDYAQDAGDNRRAETYLLEALAVVNSQKEVNSPLRLHIIHNLADLAEKRGDKAAALDFYKQYIDYYKAYFDAAQVTAAQKLDAQYQFGKTERDLLVAQQQAANNRKLKIVYIILFAASLTGLLFLFRSYHLHIRLHKEESARLLAEQQLLEARKEYLQKELLAGSLALEEKDGLLQSLQQKITEISDPRLKKVGRLITERTRLDEDFESLKQDFAHIHPEFIEKLQQKASGSLTRIDLKYCTYILMGLSNKEVGVRLGIEAKSIRMARYRIKQKLGLGKEESLDQFVRTLA from the coding sequence TTGTTCCTAATTATAGGGATCGGTTGGGGGCGCCCGGTAAAAGCGCAGAACAAGATCATTGACTCGCTCCGGCAGGTGCTGGCGGGTGGCCGCCTTTCTGTAGACGGCCGGATCCGAACCCTCGGCCAGTTGGGTAAGGCGCTCAGCGCCTCCAACCCCCAGGAGGGACTGGCTCTGGAGCAGGAAGCCCTGGATCTGGCCCGCGACACGGGTGATCCCGCGCGTATGGCCCTTGTATATTCCTATTTTTCCCAACTATATATCGCCGTAGACAGTCTCGTACCTGCGTCCAGGGCCATAGACAGCGCCCTTTTTTTTGCCGGGCGTACCGAGGACAAGACGGTAAAGGGGATGGTCTGGTACCGGAAGGGCCTGGTGGAAGACTACCTCGACAAGGTCGAAGAATCCATGCGCAGCTTTATCACCGCCCTGGGTTTTTTAGAAGGGCAAAAGGAGTACGCCACCGAAGCCGGTATATATTATATCATGGCCGGGACTTACGGGAGCGAGGGCGACCTGGCAGGTCAGGCCAGGTATGCCCGTTTTTGTGCACAGACGGCCCTGGCGAGCGGGCTGCCTGACAACCTTTGCAACGGTTACCAGGCCCTCGCCAGCAGCTTTGAGTTTCGCTACCGCAAGGACACCTCGGACGCTACCCTGCGGGATTCCTGTATGTACTACAACCGCGTTGCCTGCATCCTCGGTGTGCAAAACAAGGACCGGTTGCTGGCACCCAGCATCCTCGCGGTGATCACCCTCAATATGTCCAACCTCTACGCGGAGTTTTATCCCGCGCGCTATAAGGACAGCGCCATGCACTACCTTTCTCTGGCCCTTGACCTGGGTCAGGAAACCAAGCAAAAAAGCGTCGTGGCCAGTTGTTTCGGCCGGCTCAGCGACTATGCGCAGGACGCCGGCGACAACCGGAGGGCGGAAACCTACTTACTGGAGGCCCTCGCCGTGGTCAATTCCCAAAAAGAAGTCAACAGCCCCCTCCGCCTCCACATCATCCACAACCTCGCCGACCTCGCGGAGAAAAGAGGAGACAAGGCCGCCGCCCTCGACTTCTATAAACAATACATCGACTATTACAAAGCCTACTTCGACGCCGCACAGGTCACCGCCGCCCAAAAGCTCGACGCCCAATACCAGTTCGGAAAAACGGAACGCGACCTTTTGGTAGCCCAGCAACAAGCCGCCAACAACCGGAAGCTCAAAATCGTGTATATCATCCTGTTCGCGGCCAGCCTGACAGGGTTACTATTTTTGTTCCGCTCCTATCACCTCCATATTCGCCTGCACAAGGAGGAAAGCGCGCGGCTCCTTGCCGAACAACAATTGCTCGAAGCCCGCAAAGAATATTTGCAAAAAGAATTACTTGCCGGTTCCCTCGCCCTGGAGGAAAAAGACGGTTTGCTGCAATCCCTCCAGCAAAAGATCACGGAGATCAGCGACCCGCGCCTGAAAAAGGTGGGCCGCCTGATTACCGAGCGCACCCGGCTCGACGAAGACTTCGAATCCCTCAAACAGGATTTTGCCCATATCCACCCCGAATTCATCGAAAAGCTCCAGCAAAAAGCCTCCGGCAGCCTCACCCGGATCGACCTCAAATACTGCACGTACATCCTCATGGGGCTCTCCAATAAAGAGGTCGGCGTACGCCTCGGCATCGAGGCCAAGAGCATCCGCATGGCGCGGTACCGGATAAAGCAGAAGCTGGGGTTGGGGAAGGAGGAGAGTCTTGATCAGTTTGTAAGGACGCTGGCTTGA
- the xseA gene encoding exodeoxyribonuclease VII large subunit produces MALSSAPLTLSQLTSAIKDSLSQHFGPSTFWVKGEVTSHTFKPDKRYHYFELVEKDPLTNRIKAKMRASAWGEGSLAIDRFQQETRQRFTNNIDVLLQVRVEFHEVYGLQLTVLSVDGAYTLGALERQRQAVLDRLVRENPESIWKIGDRYVTANKQVAMNRVLQRIALVSSETSAGREDFRHTLETNLSGYRFLIDDYFTVVQGEHNAAQVLARLAGILESRKPYDCVVIVRGGGAQTDFLIFDDHDLGLAVATYPIPIITGIGHQKNETITDLMANTPRKTPTEAAEFILQRNRDFEEELARKQKNIVVYAQQLLAGRDRMLLQINADIISHSKEVIFNGRRKVLTAASGLGSALRILFDHRKTDLRLSKERLGLVAGLNLKKEAGSLNHFASVIKLVSPENTLKRGFVLVKSGDRIIPSGEALDKGDAVDMIFHDKTVSAIVESKTDRNGR; encoded by the coding sequence ATGGCATTGTCTTCTGCCCCATTGACGCTTTCACAATTGACGTCGGCGATCAAAGATTCGCTGTCGCAACACTTTGGCCCGAGCACCTTTTGGGTAAAGGGCGAGGTGACCAGTCATACCTTCAAACCCGATAAACGCTACCATTATTTCGAACTCGTCGAAAAGGATCCCCTGACCAACCGGATCAAGGCCAAAATGCGGGCCAGCGCGTGGGGAGAGGGTTCCCTGGCCATCGACCGCTTTCAGCAGGAGACGCGCCAACGGTTTACAAACAATATCGATGTATTGTTGCAGGTCCGGGTGGAATTCCATGAGGTCTATGGTTTGCAACTGACCGTCCTTTCGGTAGACGGCGCGTATACGCTTGGTGCCCTGGAAAGACAGCGGCAGGCCGTCCTCGACCGGCTTGTCCGGGAAAACCCCGAGTCTATATGGAAGATCGGGGACAGGTATGTGACCGCCAACAAGCAGGTCGCTATGAACCGTGTCTTGCAGCGGATCGCCCTGGTGTCCTCGGAAACATCGGCGGGAAGGGAAGACTTCAGACACACGCTGGAAACCAATCTATCCGGGTACCGGTTCCTGATCGACGATTATTTTACAGTGGTACAGGGGGAACACAACGCGGCGCAGGTATTGGCCCGCCTGGCCGGGATCCTGGAAAGCCGGAAACCCTACGACTGTGTGGTCATCGTCCGGGGTGGGGGGGCACAAACGGATTTCCTGATTTTTGACGACCATGATCTTGGTTTGGCCGTGGCGACTTATCCCATACCCATTATCACCGGCATCGGGCACCAGAAAAACGAGACCATCACCGACCTGATGGCCAATACGCCCAGAAAAACGCCCACGGAGGCAGCGGAATTTATTTTGCAACGCAACCGGGATTTTGAAGAGGAATTGGCCCGTAAGCAAAAGAATATCGTCGTGTATGCCCAGCAACTGCTGGCAGGAAGGGACAGAATGCTGCTCCAGATCAATGCGGATATCATCAGTCATTCCAAGGAGGTCATTTTCAATGGCCGGCGGAAGGTGCTGACGGCCGCGTCAGGGCTGGGGTCTGCGCTGAGGATCCTTTTTGACCATCGGAAAACCGACCTCCGGCTTTCCAAAGAAAGGCTGGGGCTCGTCGCGGGCCTGAATCTTAAGAAAGAGGCCGGGTCCCTTAACCATTTTGCCTCCGTCATCAAACTGGTATCGCCCGAAAATACGCTCAAGCGCGGTTTTGTTCTCGTCAAGTCGGGCGACCGGATCATCCCCAGCGGCGAGGCCCTCGACAAAGGGGACGCCGTGGACATGATTTTTCACGACAAAACGGTTTCCGCCATCGTTGAATCAAAAACCGATCGCAATGGAAGATAA
- the xseB gene encoding exodeoxyribonuclease VII small subunit: MEDNMTYDAAFKELTAISKEIESESVSIDVLAQQVKRAAELIAFCQEKLRSAEGEVSKIIEGMQGA; this comes from the coding sequence ATGGAAGATAATATGACTTATGATGCGGCATTTAAAGAACTAACCGCCATCTCGAAAGAGATCGAATCCGAAAGCGTCTCCATCGACGTCCTGGCACAACAAGTAAAACGGGCGGCCGAATTAATTGCTTTTTGCCAGGAAAAGCTCCGATCGGCCGAGGGAGAGGTGAGTAAGATCATCGAAGGAATGCAGGGTGCTTAG
- a CDS encoding DUF4870 domain-containing protein, giving the protein MQNKTIAAIAYVTLIGWIIALVKFKNSPDKSPLVRYHLGQALGLILISILLSIALMVVIRIVPALGLVLTFVSFIPMILMILGIIAALNETAKPLPIIGKLFEEKFKFLNA; this is encoded by the coding sequence ATGCAAAACAAAACAATCGCCGCTATCGCCTATGTCACGCTCATCGGATGGATCATCGCCCTGGTGAAATTCAAAAACAGCCCCGACAAAAGCCCCCTGGTCCGCTACCACCTGGGTCAGGCCCTGGGCTTGATCCTTATCTCCATCCTCCTGAGCATCGCCCTGATGGTCGTCATCCGGATCGTACCCGCCCTTGGCCTGGTGCTTACATTCGTCTCGTTTATCCCTATGATTCTGATGATATTAGGCATTATTGCCGCGCTCAATGAAACAGCCAAACCCCTGCCCATCATCGGGAAGCTGTTCGAGGAAAAATTTAAGTTTTTGAATGCGTAA
- a CDS encoding ATP-dependent DNA helicase, with the protein MPVKVALNDGQKKAFKALQEFIQHPEADTFVLKGYAGTGKTFLMQHLARWLEEKQYKFSLLASTGRAAAVLRGKTGLMTKTVHSHLYQFLEVIEDLPKEASVQLTLKFDPRPPESGKRVYIVDESSMLSDDPPGETELMTFGSGHLLSDFFTHTGSNKVIFVGDPGQLPPVRQTYSPALDLNWLFKQNRTATSETLEKIERTENDLLLLASAIRDMENKVLGLRPKLPATGCKNVEFFPNDEQLLQSYTHRFKELGPHQTIAIARSNKTVGHINEYVRADAFHQSNKNLQTDEILLVTYNNPPVRLTNGDFVTVLQLGTIRVHQGLHFQEVRIKAHLSGEESDLLLSLDILYGDAQNFSKDDQQKLLRDFHRRMKNIGISSNTELFREKMREDRFLNCLRAKYGYAVTCHKAQGGEWDHVYLFLEETMYQMKYPELLKWWYTAVTRAKKKLYLVREKWIQ; encoded by the coding sequence ATGCCGGTAAAAGTAGCGTTGAATGACGGGCAAAAAAAAGCATTCAAGGCGTTGCAGGAATTCATACAGCATCCCGAAGCAGACACCTTTGTGCTCAAGGGATACGCCGGAACGGGCAAGACTTTCCTGATGCAACACCTTGCCCGGTGGCTGGAGGAAAAACAGTACAAGTTTTCCCTGCTGGCGTCCACCGGCCGGGCGGCCGCCGTGTTGAGGGGGAAGACGGGGCTGATGACAAAAACCGTGCACAGCCATTTGTATCAATTCCTGGAGGTCATCGAAGACCTCCCGAAAGAGGCCTCCGTGCAGCTCACACTGAAGTTTGACCCCAGGCCGCCTGAATCCGGCAAACGTGTCTATATCGTCGATGAATCCTCGATGCTCTCAGACGATCCGCCCGGGGAAACGGAGCTGATGACTTTTGGCAGCGGTCATCTGTTGAGCGATTTTTTTACACACACCGGCAGCAACAAGGTCATCTTCGTAGGCGACCCCGGACAACTGCCCCCGGTCAGGCAAACGTACAGTCCGGCGCTCGACCTCAACTGGCTTTTCAAACAAAACCGCACGGCCACTTCGGAGACGCTTGAAAAAATAGAGCGGACGGAGAACGACCTCCTCCTCCTGGCATCGGCCATCCGGGATATGGAAAATAAAGTACTGGGCCTCCGTCCAAAATTACCCGCGACGGGTTGCAAAAACGTCGAATTTTTCCCAAACGACGAACAACTGCTTCAAAGCTACACGCACCGCTTCAAAGAATTGGGCCCCCACCAAACGATCGCCATCGCCAGGAGCAACAAAACGGTAGGTCATATCAACGAATACGTAAGAGCGGACGCGTTTCACCAATCCAACAAGAATCTTCAAACGGACGAGATCCTGCTGGTGACGTACAACAATCCGCCGGTCCGCCTCACCAACGGGGATTTTGTGACCGTCCTGCAGCTCGGTACGATCCGGGTCCACCAAGGCCTGCATTTCCAGGAAGTCCGGATCAAAGCGCACCTGTCCGGTGAAGAAAGCGACCTGCTCCTCTCTCTCGATATCCTATATGGGGACGCCCAAAATTTTTCAAAAGACGACCAACAAAAGCTGCTCAGGGATTTCCATCGCCGGATGAAGAACATCGGCATATCCTCCAACACCGAGCTTTTCCGGGAAAAGATGCGCGAAGACCGTTTTCTCAACTGCCTGCGGGCCAAATATGGATACGCGGTAACCTGTCACAAGGCACAGGGGGGCGAATGGGATCATGTATACCTGTTCCTGGAGGAGACCATGTACCAAATGAAGTACCCGGAGTTGCTCAAGTGGTGGTATACCGCGGTGACCCGGGCCAAAAAGAAGCTGTACCTAGTTCGGGAGAAGTGGATCCAATAA
- a CDS encoding VOC family protein, which translates to MANAINWFEIPAKDFARAKSFYETVLGVEIMEMPHPTMKYGMFPADMASGQVGGGLAQAEGYEPSATGTLVYLNGGDDLSVPLARVEAAGGKVVLPKTSIGENGFMAHFIDSEGNRVAFHSMQ; encoded by the coding sequence ATGGCAAACGCTATTAACTGGTTTGAAATTCCTGCAAAAGATTTTGCAAGGGCAAAGTCTTTTTATGAGACGGTATTGGGCGTTGAAATTATGGAAATGCCCCACCCTACCATGAAGTATGGGATGTTCCCGGCGGATATGGCAAGCGGGCAGGTAGGCGGAGGACTAGCCCAAGCCGAAGGCTATGAGCCCTCTGCAACCGGTACGTTGGTTTATTTGAACGGCGGAGACGACCTGTCGGTTCCTTTAGCCAGAGTCGAGGCCGCCGGCGGCAAAGTCGTTTTGCCCAAAACCTCGATCGGCGAAAACGGGTTTATGGCACATTTTATAGATAGCGAGGGCAACAGGGTGGCGTTTCATTCCATGCAGTAA
- a CDS encoding protein kinase family protein, whose amino-acid sequence MSIHPLEEAGFNISTPITRIETQEDDDIFYYLTDPFSPTSNEEKVDFVFTRLNVLTKLIGNDKKNGIQNPIAIGYSFAESRKVRIIDNNPTIGEVWGDLVNDGLIPGLAKLKKDKIESFVQDIAYGYSLYPKVQSLKRYKEILDQCRDYFIHSKASSYISFDRHIYLLEIFFDLGFSIGDRIRDVVDKNNLIEKMRLDFEKITTPDIKRTIEARLENINAHFGKQKRLKSSKFDNPYYQGNLIALRDQNPLLIELAETNSPIVFSSEILNTYEGFNHTPENNIKELIKQISEGYAYTHHIVYLEKKLSNITNKLSVKRQTAPEPEVKKLKWKGQKNQLYYVLRLLKNKDLIANSYEELSVFLQTNVDVFKDTSLSTITKQLARPQKLPKARRIDLDE is encoded by the coding sequence ATGTCCATCCATCCATTAGAAGAAGCCGGTTTTAATATATCAACACCTATAACCAGGATTGAAACGCAGGAAGACGATGATATCTTTTATTACCTTACAGACCCCTTTTCACCAACATCAAATGAAGAAAAGGTGGATTTTGTCTTCACCAGACTAAATGTGTTGACAAAACTAATAGGCAATGACAAGAAAAACGGTATACAAAACCCCATCGCCATAGGATATTCGTTCGCTGAAAGCAGAAAAGTTAGAATAATAGATAACAATCCAACGATAGGCGAAGTATGGGGCGATCTGGTGAACGACGGCCTAATCCCTGGTCTTGCCAAACTTAAAAAAGATAAAATCGAGTCCTTCGTTCAGGACATCGCTTACGGCTACTCACTATATCCTAAAGTACAATCTTTAAAAAGGTATAAGGAGATACTAGACCAATGCCGAGACTATTTTATACATAGCAAAGCTAGTAGCTACATTAGTTTCGATAGACATATCTACTTATTAGAAATATTTTTCGATCTCGGTTTTTCTATTGGGGACAGGATAAGGGACGTGGTAGACAAAAACAACCTCATTGAAAAAATGAGGCTTGACTTTGAAAAAATAACAACTCCGGATATAAAACGAACGATCGAGGCCAGGCTTGAAAATATCAATGCCCACTTTGGGAAGCAAAAAAGACTAAAATCCAGCAAATTTGATAATCCTTATTATCAAGGAAATCTAATTGCGCTTAGGGATCAGAATCCATTACTCATAGAATTAGCAGAGACAAACTCACCTATAGTGTTTTCAAGCGAAATTTTGAATACGTATGAGGGATTTAACCACACCCCCGAAAATAATATCAAAGAGTTGATCAAACAAATTTCCGAAGGATATGCCTATACGCACCATATTGTTTACCTGGAAAAGAAACTTTCAAATATAACTAACAAACTGTCTGTTAAAAGGCAAACTGCCCCGGAACCTGAAGTGAAAAAGCTGAAATGGAAAGGTCAGAAAAACCAGCTTTATTATGTACTCCGATTGCTCAAGAATAAAGACCTTATCGCCAACAGCTATGAAGAACTTTCCGTATTTCTACAAACCAACGTAGATGTATTTAAGGATACAAGCCTATCTACGATTACAAAGCAATTAGCTAGGCCTCAGAAACTTCCGAAAGCAAGGCGAATTGATCTTGATGAGTAA
- a CDS encoding DUF5677 domain-containing protein: MKDIPSNVLCPCGSGRKYKRCCKEKNIFKLDDNGHVVRRVELHPKAVEIVEKNKREFSELFGREPQPNEPVLFHTLLMSDDDYMEGIQEIFDKVGIPKEIAYAHRKTGMAVSEMNEHLIPTSDMLRWDAAIKEYRDIEKGKKKINRPEILDRIESLSERLNFCQYLLGLIIFKQNDIQRQKRFDENITEVEYILFCLTKNLKTLRAALNLIEGNFGEDALNLIRSIFENYLHVAMSIRNNDFINDIKIKIGLLLGTHKYIRKGAEKVVEVATGKEARLKFTKNHQLALLHPLYGKMDIEIYNYLYDFLSGFTHPDLVTLSCYVDENGFNYQKRNFSSESILYISFFNLLILNEIKNLNGIDNTSILDIDRFTQTTAPHLIKIFGQVEKDFPNYPSFMKERVEALYSV; the protein is encoded by the coding sequence ATGAAAGACATACCTTCTAATGTGCTTTGCCCGTGTGGTAGCGGACGGAAGTATAAACGTTGCTGTAAAGAGAAGAATATATTTAAGCTTGACGATAATGGCCATGTGGTAAGGCGTGTAGAACTGCATCCAAAAGCTGTGGAAATCGTAGAGAAGAATAAAAGGGAATTTAGCGAATTGTTTGGCAGAGAACCCCAGCCAAACGAGCCAGTCTTATTTCATACGCTACTGATGTCTGATGATGATTACATGGAGGGTATTCAGGAAATTTTTGACAAGGTAGGCATACCAAAAGAAATCGCGTATGCACATAGGAAAACCGGTATGGCCGTATCTGAGATGAATGAACACCTGATACCAACTTCAGATATGCTTAGGTGGGATGCGGCTATAAAGGAATACAGAGACATAGAAAAAGGGAAGAAGAAAATTAACCGACCAGAAATACTCGACAGGATAGAGTCGCTATCTGAGCGGTTGAATTTTTGCCAATATTTGCTTGGGCTTATCATCTTTAAGCAAAATGACATCCAAAGGCAAAAGAGATTTGACGAGAACATAACTGAGGTTGAATATATACTGTTCTGCTTGACAAAGAATTTGAAGACGTTGCGGGCAGCTTTAAATCTAATTGAGGGAAATTTTGGAGAAGACGCGTTGAATCTGATTAGGTCCATTTTCGAGAACTATCTTCATGTCGCGATGTCTATTAGAAACAATGATTTTATTAATGACATTAAGATCAAGATTGGCTTACTTTTAGGGACACATAAGTATATAAGAAAAGGAGCGGAGAAGGTTGTCGAAGTTGCAACTGGCAAAGAAGCTAGATTGAAATTTACCAAAAATCATCAACTAGCCTTGCTTCATCCATTGTATGGAAAAATGGATATTGAGATATACAACTATCTCTATGATTTTCTTTCCGGCTTTACACACCCAGATCTGGTGACATTATCCTGCTACGTAGATGAAAATGGGTTTAATTATCAGAAGCGTAATTTTTCCTCCGAATCTATTTTATACATCAGTTTTTTTAATTTATTGATTTTGAATGAGATTAAGAATTTGAACGGTATTGATAATACCTCTATTCTTGATATCGATAGATTTACGCAAACGACAGCACCGCATCTAATCAAAATATTCGGTCAGGTTGAAAAGGATTTTCCAAATTATCCGTCATTCATGAAAGAACGAGTGGAAGCTCTTTATAGTGTTTGA
- a CDS encoding type II toxin-antitoxin system HicA family toxin → MRFAEVVLCLKQAGWIIKDQKGSHVHMIHPSKPGKITIPKHGKSDLAPGTLKAIWKHAGLNH, encoded by the coding sequence ATGCGCTTTGCCGAAGTTGTGCTTTGCTTAAAGCAGGCCGGTTGGATTATTAAAGATCAAAAGGGGAGTCATGTACATATGATTCATCCCTCGAAGCCAGGTAAAATTACAATTCCGAAGCATGGGAAAAGTGATCTTGCGCCCGGCACATTAAAAGCTATTTGGAAGCATGCAGGGCTGAATCATTAG